From a single Rhinolophus ferrumequinum isolate MPI-CBG mRhiFer1 chromosome 15, mRhiFer1_v1.p, whole genome shotgun sequence genomic region:
- the CDH15 gene encoding cadherin-15 gives METVLLLALGLLAQSFGLSLGVPGLRRPSTLFPWRRGPTLGRVRRAWVIPPISVSENQKRLPYLLVQIKSDKQELGSVLYSIQGPGVDEEPRGMFSIDKFTGKVFLNDMLDREKTDRFRLRAFALDLGGSTLEEPTDLEIVVVDQNDNRPVFRQDVFTGQVLEGAIPGTYVTRAEATDADDPETDNAALRYSILEQGSPQLFSIDEHTGEIRTVQVGLDREVVAVYNLTLQVADMSGDGLTATASAIITLEDVNDNAPEFTRDEFFLETSEAVSGVDVGRLEVEDRDLPGSPNWAAKFTILEGDPDGHFAIRTDPKTNEGVLSVVKPLDYESCDQYDLTVVVQNEAPLHAAAPRAERGQARVSVQVQDVNEAPVFQENPLRTSLAEGAAPRTPVATFSARDPDTQQLQRLSYIKDYDPEDWLQVDGATGQVQTQRVLSPASPFLKDGWYRAIILVHDNASPPCTATGTLSIEILEVNDHAPELSPPSGSLCSEPDQGSGLLLGAMDEDLPPHGAPFHFQLSPRVPELARNWSLSQINMSHTRLRLRHQVQEGLHHLSLLLRDSGQPPQQREQLLNVTVCRCGRDGACLPGASALRVGAAGISLGALVIVLASVTLLLLLSLPVVVLTRFRQQSWDKGLLQGLQDDLRDNILNYDEQGGGEEDQDAYDISQLRHPTHLAALSAPLGRPPLRRDAPFGRARPPPPRALPTSAADIVDFINGGLEAADSDLSVPPYDTALIYDYEGDGSVAGTLSSILSSLGDEDQDYSCLQDWGPRFARLADLYGPH, from the exons ATGGAAACCGTGCTCCTTCTCGCCCTCGGGCTGCTAGCCCAG AGCTTCGGCCTGTCATTGGGGGTCCCTGGGCTGAGAAGGCCCAGCACCCTGTTCCCTTGGCGCCGGGGTCCCACGCTGGGCCGTGTGCGGAGAGCCTGGGTCATTCCCCCCATCAGTGTGTCCGAGAACCAGAAGCGCCTCCCCTACCTACTGGTGCAG ATCAAGTCGGACAAGCAGGAGCTGGGCAGCGTCCTCTACAGCATCCAGGGGCCCGGTGTGGACGAGGAGCCCCGGGGCATGTTCTCCATCGACAAGTTCACCGGGAAGGTGTTCCTGAACGATATGCTGGACCGGGAGAAGACAGACCGCTTCAGG CTAAGGGCCTTTGCCCTGGACCTGGGAGGATCTACTCTGGAGGAGCCCACGGACCTGGAGATCGTAGTTGTGGATCAGAACGACAACCGGCCTGTCTTCCGGCAGGACGTGTTCACTGGCCAAGTACTGGAGGGCGCCATCCCAG GCACCTATGTGACGAGGGCTGAGGCCACGGATGCTGACGACCCAGAAACCGACAATGCAGCCCTGCGGTACTCCATCCTGGAGCAGGGCAGCCCCCAGCTGTTCAGCATCGATGAGCACACGGGGGAGATCCGCACGGTGCAAGTGGGCTTGGACCGAGAG GTGGTCGCCGTGTACAATCTGACCCTGCAGGTGGCAGACATGTCTGGAGATGGCCTGACTGCCACTGCCTCGGCCATCATCACTCTTGAGGATGTCAATGACAATGCCCCTGAGTTCACCAGGGATGAG TTCTTCCTGGAGACCTCAGAGGCTGTCAGTGGAGTTGACGTGGGACGGCTCGAGGTGGAGGACAGAGACCTGCCAGGCTCTCCCAACTGGGCGGCCAAGTTCACCATCCTGGAGGGAGATCCCGATGGGCATTTCGCTATCCGCACAGACCCCAAGACCAACGAGGGCGTGCTGTCTGTGGTGAAG cccctggacTATGAGAGTTGTGACCAGTACGACCTCACAGTGGTGGTGCAGAACGAGGCCCCCCTGCATGCGGCTGCCCCCAGGGCCGAGCGGGGCCAGGCAAGGGTCAGCGTGCAGGTGCAGGATGTCAACGAGGCGCCTGTGTTCCAGGAGAACCCCCTGCGGACCAGCCTGGCTGAGGGGGCGGCCCCCAGAACCCCCGTGGCCACCTTTTCTGCCCGAGACCCTGACACACAACAACTGCAGAGGCTCAG TTACATCAAGGATTATGACCCCGAGGACTGGCTGCAAGTGGATGGAGCCACGGGCCAGGTCCAGACCCAGCGTGTGCTCAGCCCGGCATCTCCCTTCCTCAAGGATGGCTGGTATCGGGCCATCATCCTGGTCCACGACAATG CCTCCCCGCCCTGCACAGCCACCGGGACCCTGTCCATTGAGATCCTAGAGGTCAACGACCACGCCCCTGAGCTATCCCCACCATCTGGAAGCCTGTGCAGCGAGCCAGATCAAGGCTCTGGCCTTCTCCTGGGTGCCATGGATGAGGACCTGCCACCCCACGGGGCCCCCTTCCACTTCCAGCTGAGCCCTAGGGTTCCAGAGCTCGCCCGGAACTGGAGCCTCAGCCAGATTAACA TGAGCCACACACGCCTGCGGCTGCGGCACCAGGTCCAGGAGGGGCTGCACCACCTCAGCCTGCTGCTCCGAGACTCAGGGCAGCCGCCCCAGCAGCGGGAACAGCTCCTGAACGTGACCGTGTGCCGCTGCGGCCGCGATGGAGCCTGCCTGCCGGGGGCCTCTGCGCTGAGGGTTGGGGCCGCGGGCATCAGCCTGGGCGCCCTGGTTATCGTGCTGGCCAGCGTCACCCTGCTGCTCT TGCTCAGCCTGCCTGTGGTCGTCCTCACACGGTTCCGGCAGCAGTCATGGGACAAGGGGCTTCTACAGGGGCTGCAGGACGATCTCAGAGACAACATCCTCAACTACGATGAgcaggggggcggggaggaggaccag GATGCCTACGACATCAGTCAGCTGCGCCACCCGACCCACCTGGCAGCCTTGAGCGCTCCTCTGGGTCGGCCACCGCTGCGCCGTGACGCCCCGTTCGGCCGGGCACGCCCCCCACCACCCCGTGCACTGCCCACCAGCGCTGCAGACATCGTAGACTTCATCAACGGC GGCTTGGAGGCTGCGGACAGTGACCTCAGCGTCCCACCCTATGACACGGCTCTCATCTATGACTACGAAGGAGATGGGTCCGTGGCAGGGACACTGAGCTCCATCCTGTCCAGCCTGGGTGACGAGGACCAAGACTACAGCTGCCTCCAGGATTGGGGCCCCCGCTTCGCCCGGCTGGCCGACTTGTACGGCCCTCACTGA